In a genomic window of Salegentibacter salegens:
- a CDS encoding YtxH domain-containing protein — translation MKSGKMLLGLISGAAAGAALGLLFAPKKGADTRKAISDSSNEAIEGTKGKFNEFSDSLSHKVDALKNKTKASLSNSKADQKAHEAKAEIHNMKAS, via the coding sequence ATGAAATCAGGAAAAATGTTATTAGGATTAATATCAGGAGCAGCTGCAGGAGCGGCCCTAGGATTATTATTTGCCCCTAAAAAAGGTGCAGATACAAGGAAAGCGATTTCAGATTCAAGCAACGAAGCTATAGAAGGAACTAAAGGAAAATTCAACGAATTCTCTGACTCTTTAAGCCACAAAGTTGATGCCTTGAAGAATAAAACTAAAGCCAGCCTTTCTAACTCGAAAGCTGATCAAAAAGCACACGAAGCAAAAGCTGAAATTCATAATATGAAAGCAAGCTAA